The Pedobacter mucosus genome window below encodes:
- a CDS encoding 3'-5' exonuclease, translating to MLKALDLNQVMVIDIETVPQYPSFQDVPPHLQSLWEQKTQLQRKQDQSVEDFYEKAGIMAEFGKIVCISLGIFSYQNKSYSLRIKSIAGHDEKYILQQFSALLDKQIPNLMFCAHNGKEFDFPYICRRILVNGLEIPVQLNMAGKKPWEVNHLDTMELWKFGDYKHFTSLNLLAAILNIPTPKDDIDGSQVRQVYYEENDLERIVTYCQKDVITTAQVLLKFKGIDIIQAENITIVT from the coding sequence ATGCTAAAAGCGCTAGATCTCAATCAGGTAATGGTTATAGATATTGAAACCGTTCCTCAATATCCATCTTTTCAAGATGTTCCACCACATTTACAATCACTTTGGGAACAGAAAACGCAGTTGCAAAGAAAGCAAGATCAAAGTGTTGAAGATTTTTATGAGAAAGCTGGAATTATGGCTGAATTTGGAAAGATTGTCTGCATAAGTTTGGGCATTTTTAGCTACCAAAACAAAAGCTATTCTCTTAGAATTAAATCGATTGCTGGTCATGATGAGAAATATATCTTACAACAATTTTCAGCTTTGCTGGATAAACAGATTCCAAATCTGATGTTTTGCGCACACAATGGAAAAGAATTTGATTTCCCATACATATGCAGAAGAATCTTGGTCAATGGCTTAGAAATCCCTGTTCAATTAAATATGGCTGGCAAAAAGCCTTGGGAAGTAAATCACCTTGATACCATGGAGCTGTGGAAATTTGGCGATTATAAACACTTTACTTCGTTAAACTTATTGGCTGCAATTTTGAATATTCCTACCCCGAAGGATGATATTGATGGTAGCCAGGTTAGACAAGTTTATTATGAAGAAAATGATTTGGAAAGAATTGTTACATACTGCCAAAAAGATGTAATAACTACTGCCCAAGTACTGTTAAAATTTAAAGGAATAGATATAATTCAAGCAGAAAACATTACCATTGTAACTTAA
- a CDS encoding RNA polymerase sigma factor: MEQKDKLFKEIFDSNSKKIFHLCYGYTGDTDAANDLLQETFLKVWQNLDKFRNKSLISTWIYRIAVNTCLTYLRSEKRQAKDELTDNIIENKIEEFSEKNEQVALLYTCISKLEENDRLIITMVLDELPYNEIAEISGISEGNLRVKIHRIKQKLTELYSQYASV, encoded by the coding sequence ATGGAACAAAAAGACAAGCTATTTAAAGAGATCTTCGATTCGAATTCCAAAAAGATATTTCATTTATGTTATGGTTATACCGGCGATACAGATGCGGCGAATGATCTTTTACAAGAAACTTTTTTAAAAGTTTGGCAAAACCTTGATAAATTTAGAAACAAATCTTTAATCTCTACATGGATTTATAGAATTGCTGTTAATACCTGCTTAACTTATTTAAGATCGGAGAAACGCCAGGCAAAAGACGAATTAACAGACAATATTATTGAAAATAAAATTGAAGAGTTTTCGGAAAAAAATGAGCAGGTTGCCCTACTTTATACCTGTATTTCAAAATTAGAAGAAAATGATCGTTTAATTATAACCATGGTTTTGGATGAACTGCCTTACAATGAAATTGCTGAAATCTCTGGCATTAGCGAAGGAAATTTAAGGGTTAAAATTCACCGTATTAAACAAAAATTAACAGAACTATATAGCCAATATGCAAGCGTTTGA
- the rpmA gene encoding 50S ribosomal protein L27, with translation MAHKKGAGSSRNGRESHSKRLGIKIFGGQLAIAGNILVRQRGTKHHPDKNVGLGKDHTLFALIDGTVVFRKKQDNKSYVSVLPITDAELDAALAKRAPIAMQEAVAIEVEAPVVTEKASAKKAAEQKEESTEEAAPAE, from the coding sequence ATGGCACACAAAAAAGGAGCCGGTAGTTCCAGAAACGGACGTGAATCGCATTCAAAACGTTTAGGTATTAAAATTTTCGGTGGTCAGTTAGCTATCGCTGGAAACATTTTAGTACGTCAACGCGGTACAAAACATCATCCAGATAAAAATGTTGGTTTAGGAAAAGATCATACTTTATTTGCTTTAATTGATGGTACTGTAGTTTTTAGAAAGAAACAAGATAATAAATCTTATGTATCTGTTCTTCCTATTACTGATGCTGAACTTGATGCAGCACTTGCTAAAAGAGCACCTATTGCAATGCAAGAAGCTGTTGCTATAGAAGTTGAAGCTCCAGTTGTAACTGAAAAAGCTTCTGCTAAAAAAGCAGCTGAACAAAAAGAAGAATCAACTGAAGAAGCTGCACCTGCAGAATAA
- a CDS encoding polyprenyl synthetase family protein, producing the protein MHTTEELQQILEKAIQNLKFPDQPKQLYDPITYIINLGGKRIRPLLVLLATELFGKDAHDSIDAAMAIEVFHNFTLVHDDIMDNAPLRRGKATVHEKWSINTAILSGDVMMVEANKNLAKVNPVFLKDVLNTFNATAQGVCEGQQLDMEFEMRDDVSIEEYINMIRLKTAVLLGGALKLGAIIAGASEKDADLIYQFGENIGIAFQLQDDILDVYADPEKFGKQVGGDIIANKKTFLLLKAFELADGENKNSLDSWTGYKEFDSKEKVETIKQVYNTLDIQNIAKESMNDYLQKALVVFKQISATEDAKQNLLTLTNQLMAREY; encoded by the coding sequence ATGCATACTACAGAAGAATTACAACAAATTTTAGAAAAGGCAATTCAAAATCTAAAGTTTCCTGATCAGCCGAAACAGCTATATGATCCCATAACATATATCATTAACCTAGGCGGGAAACGTATTCGCCCGCTGTTGGTTTTATTGGCGACTGAACTATTTGGCAAAGATGCACATGATTCTATAGATGCTGCAATGGCGATAGAAGTTTTCCATAACTTCACGCTAGTGCATGATGATATTATGGATAATGCACCTTTACGCAGAGGAAAAGCAACTGTTCACGAAAAATGGAGTATTAATACGGCTATCTTAAGTGGTGACGTGATGATGGTTGAGGCTAATAAAAATTTAGCAAAAGTTAATCCGGTTTTTCTAAAAGATGTTTTAAATACATTTAATGCTACTGCCCAAGGTGTTTGCGAAGGCCAACAACTTGATATGGAATTTGAAATGCGTGATGATGTGAGTATTGAAGAATACATCAATATGATTAGGCTAAAAACTGCCGTATTGTTAGGAGGAGCGCTTAAACTGGGTGCGATCATCGCCGGAGCATCAGAAAAAGATGCTGATTTGATCTATCAATTTGGAGAAAATATTGGTATTGCTTTTCAATTACAAGACGATATTTTGGATGTTTATGCTGATCCAGAAAAATTTGGCAAGCAGGTTGGAGGTGATATTATAGCCAATAAAAAAACCTTTCTACTCTTAAAAGCTTTCGAACTCGCTGATGGAGAAAATAAAAATTCGCTAGACAGTTGGACAGGCTATAAAGAATTCGATTCAAAAGAGAAAGTAGAAACTATTAAACAAGTTTATAACACTTTAGACATTCAGAATATAGCAAAAGAAAGCATGAATGATTATTTACAGAAAGCACTTGTTGTATTTAAACAAATTTCTGCTACTGAAGATGCTAAGCAAAATCTGCTTACCTTAACCAATCAATTAATGGCAAGAGAGTATTAA
- a CDS encoding DUF922 domain-containing protein encodes MIKTCLPILLILLLPFTFAFRSDNAEPVQLDWETYFKGNPDNRSSFFALTAMTWKYSYESTVYRNRVTIKLKNEISIDKDRSWVKWDKIKDPQISASLLHHEQGHVNIQYILLLEADRVLKNRNYSTKNYKAQISELANQISDFFDTMQKNYDEETEHGSNHKMQARWDVIIQDKMAESKAATNNLK; translated from the coding sequence ATGATAAAAACTTGCTTACCTATTCTATTGATATTGCTGTTGCCATTCACTTTTGCATTTCGAAGTGACAATGCTGAACCTGTTCAACTCGATTGGGAGACTTACTTTAAAGGAAATCCAGATAACCGCTCTTCGTTTTTCGCACTTACGGCAATGACTTGGAAGTACAGTTACGAATCTACCGTTTATCGCAACCGCGTTACAATTAAATTGAAAAATGAAATTAGTATTGATAAAGATAGATCTTGGGTTAAATGGGATAAAATCAAAGATCCACAAATCAGCGCCAGCTTACTTCATCATGAACAAGGTCATGTTAATATTCAATATATACTGCTTTTAGAAGCAGATAGGGTGCTTAAAAACAGGAATTATTCAACTAAAAATTATAAGGCCCAAATTTCGGAACTGGCGAATCAAATCAGTGATTTTTTTGATACGATGCAAAAAAATTATGATGAGGAAACTGAACACGGAAGCAACCACAAAATGCAAGCCCGTTGGGATGTTATTATCCAAGATAAAATGGCTGAATCTAAAGCTGCAACGAATAATTTAAAGTAG
- a CDS encoding DUF1579 domain-containing protein produces MAESKFEQSLENGAHQKIKSLVGKWKGTSKTWFEKDILADDSSSEADISSILDGRFISYDYTSSLNGKPLSGKMIIGFDIPYQKFTFSWIDSFHMGTQIMQATGNATEKGFSILGSWGNPEYGDQLFGWRTELEIISENEIIFSAYNIMPGEEETKAIETIYKRI; encoded by the coding sequence ATGGCAGAAAGTAAATTCGAGCAATCGCTAGAAAACGGTGCTCATCAAAAAATAAAAAGTTTAGTCGGTAAATGGAAAGGAACCAGTAAAACCTGGTTTGAAAAAGATATTCTAGCCGATGATTCCTCATCAGAAGCAGATATTTCATCAATTTTAGATGGTCGTTTTATTTCATATGATTATACTAGTAGTTTAAACGGAAAGCCTTTATCAGGGAAAATGATTATCGGCTTTGATATCCCTTATCAAAAATTCACCTTTAGTTGGATAGATAGTTTCCATATGGGGACGCAAATTATGCAAGCTACAGGCAATGCAACAGAAAAAGGATTCTCGATATTAGGTTCTTGGGGAAACCCTGAATATGGTGATCAACTTTTCGGCTGGCGTACAGAACTTGAAATTATAAGTGAAAATGAAATCATTTTCTCGGCATATAATATTATGCCAGGTGAAGAAGAAACAAAAGCTATAGAAACGATTTATAAACGAATTTAG
- the rplU gene encoding 50S ribosomal protein L21, translating into MYAIVNIAGQQFKVAKDQHLFVHRLQGDEGASIEFDNVLLVDNGGTITVGAPAVVGAKVSATIVSHLKGDKVIIFHKKRRKGYKKKNGHRQFFTKIQISDITL; encoded by the coding sequence ATGTACGCAATAGTAAATATAGCAGGGCAGCAATTTAAAGTTGCTAAAGACCAGCACCTTTTTGTACACAGATTGCAAGGAGATGAAGGCGCTAGTATTGAATTTGATAATGTATTGTTGGTTGATAATGGTGGTACAATCACTGTAGGTGCTCCTGCAGTTGTTGGTGCTAAAGTTTCAGCTACTATCGTATCTCATTTAAAAGGTGATAAAGTAATTATTTTCCACAAAAAACGTAGAAAAGGTTACAAAAAGAAAAATGGTCACCGCCAGTTTTTCACAAAGATTCAGATCTCTGATATCACTTTATAA
- the rnr gene encoding ribonuclease R — MAKKKSANIKLVLNQLVSDVFEKNENQALNYKQVSAKLNLNDQESRDTILEILKDGKSVGTYLEPEKGKFKLKDLQNFIIGKVDMTADGSAYIIPDDEFEKDIRVAPRKLKNALHGDAVKVYVFAKRHGSKRDGEVIEIIKRAKSDFTGVIKISDRFAFVIADDKKMMHDIFIPLGDILGAKNGQRVLVTLADWPENAKNPIGVVKHVLGDQGENNTEMNAILAQYGFPLSFPPQVEKEANAIPEEITDAEIAKRKDFRKVLTFTIDPADAKDFDDAISYQKLPNGNHEIGVHIADVSHYVIQGTDLDKEAYSRATSVYLVDRVIPMLPERLSNGVCSLRPHEDKLCFAAVFELDEQANIQAEWYGRTVIHSDRRFSYEEAQEVIENKTGDCATEILKLNELAYILRDRKFKNGAISFESTEVKFKLDDSGKPIGVYVKERKDAHKLIEDYMLLANRKVAEFVAKKVKGEKKLTFVYRSHDSPNMETLNTFATFASRFGYKINTKSDKEIAKSLNHLMADVEGKKEQNILTSLAIRSMAKAIYSTKKTSHYGLAFEYYTHFTSPIRRYPDVMAHRLLQTYLDGGKSADAEFYEVASVHSSAMEKRAAEAERASIKYKQAEYLENNIGTEYKGIISGVTEWGMYVEIEENKCEGMIRLRDISDDFYVLDEKNYCIIGQRKKNKYQLGDEVMIRVKKVDLSKRQIDFTLIPN; from the coding sequence ATGGCAAAGAAAAAATCTGCGAATATAAAATTAGTTCTAAATCAATTGGTTAGTGATGTTTTTGAAAAGAACGAAAATCAAGCATTAAATTATAAGCAAGTTTCTGCCAAATTGAACCTGAATGATCAAGAATCTAGAGATACCATTCTTGAAATTTTAAAAGATGGAAAAAGTGTTGGTACTTATTTAGAACCTGAAAAAGGCAAATTCAAACTTAAAGATCTTCAAAACTTTATAATCGGCAAGGTTGATATGACGGCCGATGGTTCAGCCTATATTATTCCTGATGATGAATTTGAAAAAGATATACGTGTAGCACCTAGAAAACTCAAAAATGCGCTTCACGGAGACGCTGTTAAAGTATATGTTTTTGCGAAAAGACATGGTAGCAAACGTGATGGTGAGGTTATTGAGATTATCAAAAGGGCAAAATCAGATTTTACTGGCGTAATAAAAATTTCAGATCGGTTTGCTTTCGTTATCGCTGATGATAAAAAAATGATGCATGATATTTTTATTCCATTAGGAGATATTCTTGGTGCAAAAAACGGTCAGCGAGTTTTAGTAACGCTAGCAGATTGGCCAGAAAATGCTAAAAACCCTATTGGAGTAGTGAAACATGTTCTCGGCGATCAAGGTGAAAACAACACCGAAATGAATGCAATATTAGCACAGTATGGCTTTCCACTTTCTTTCCCGCCACAAGTTGAAAAGGAAGCAAATGCTATCCCTGAAGAAATTACTGATGCTGAAATAGCTAAACGTAAGGACTTTAGAAAAGTGCTTACTTTTACCATAGATCCCGCTGATGCCAAAGATTTTGATGATGCCATTTCATATCAAAAATTACCCAATGGAAACCATGAAATTGGTGTTCACATTGCCGATGTTTCACATTACGTTATTCAAGGTACAGATTTAGATAAGGAAGCTTACAGTCGTGCAACTTCGGTTTATTTGGTAGATCGGGTTATTCCTATGCTGCCTGAGAGACTAAGTAATGGCGTATGTTCACTTCGTCCACATGAAGATAAATTATGTTTTGCGGCGGTTTTTGAATTGGATGAACAAGCAAATATACAAGCAGAATGGTATGGAAGAACGGTAATCCATTCAGATAGAAGGTTTAGTTATGAAGAAGCTCAGGAAGTAATCGAAAATAAAACTGGTGATTGTGCTACAGAAATATTAAAACTTAACGAACTGGCATATATTCTTCGAGATAGAAAATTCAAAAATGGAGCGATCAGCTTTGAAAGTACTGAAGTCAAGTTTAAACTGGACGATTCTGGTAAACCTATTGGCGTTTATGTAAAAGAACGTAAGGATGCCCATAAACTGATAGAAGATTATATGCTTTTGGCCAACAGAAAAGTAGCTGAGTTTGTTGCTAAAAAAGTTAAAGGCGAAAAGAAACTTACGTTTGTTTATCGCTCTCACGATTCTCCAAACATGGAAACGCTTAATACTTTCGCAACCTTCGCATCACGTTTTGGTTATAAAATCAACACGAAATCTGATAAGGAAATTGCCAAGTCATTAAATCATTTAATGGCTGATGTGGAAGGCAAAAAAGAGCAAAATATATTAACTTCTTTGGCCATCCGTTCTATGGCTAAAGCAATTTATTCGACAAAAAAGACAAGTCATTATGGTTTGGCTTTTGAATATTATACCCATTTTACTTCTCCAATTCGCCGCTATCCTGACGTAATGGCGCATCGCCTTTTACAAACTTATTTAGATGGTGGCAAATCTGCTGATGCTGAGTTTTATGAAGTAGCATCGGTACATTCTTCTGCGATGGAAAAAAGAGCCGCAGAAGCTGAAAGAGCATCCATAAAATATAAACAGGCAGAGTATTTAGAAAATAATATTGGAACTGAATATAAAGGGATTATTTCTGGCGTTACCGAATGGGGAATGTATGTTGAAATAGAAGAAAATAAATGTGAAGGCATGATTCGACTAAGAGATATTTCTGATGATTTTTATGTTTTGGATGAAAAGAATTATTGCATTATCGGACAAAGAAAAAAGAACAAGTATCAACTTGGTGATGAGGTGATGATTAGAGTGAAGAAAGTTGATCTTTCTAAACGTCAGATTGATTTTACCTTAATACCCAATTAA
- a CDS encoding dicarboxylate/amino acid:cation symporter encodes MKKNKLTLFIFIALIAGIALGYILNVNSINIYNQNILNADAKVKSLEVSIAKTTDTTTATFTQLKADKKTNSKIKRDNEEIREKKLEYYTLLSDIFLRLIKMIVAPLVFTTLVVGVAKVGDIKAVGRIGGKTLGWFLAMSLMSLVLGMILVNLFEPGKHMQLSLPDQLVNTGIQKSAMGVKDFIAHVFPKSIAESMATNEILQIVVFSLFFGVATAAIGDMGQVVIKAFDAIAHVILKMTGYVMNFAPFAVFGAMTAIIAKQGLNVLNTYAIFIGEFYLGLGILWTVLIFIGFLILGRRVFRLVNDMKEPALIAFSTASSEAAYPKTMMLLERFGCKDKIVSFVLPLGYSFNLDGSMMYMTFASLFIAQAYGIHLSFEQQISMLLILMLTSKGIAGVPRASLVVIAGTIASFNIPEAGLALLIGIDPLLDMGRSATNVVGNSIATAVVSKWEGELKD; translated from the coding sequence ATGAAGAAAAACAAACTCACGCTTTTTATTTTCATAGCGCTGATTGCTGGTATTGCATTGGGCTATATTTTAAATGTAAATTCTATTAACATTTACAATCAAAATATCCTTAATGCTGATGCAAAAGTTAAAAGCCTAGAAGTAAGTATCGCTAAAACTACCGATACAACTACTGCTACTTTTACACAGTTAAAAGCTGATAAAAAAACTAACTCAAAAATAAAACGTGATAATGAAGAAATTCGTGAGAAAAAACTTGAGTATTATACGCTGCTAAGTGATATTTTTCTTCGTTTAATTAAGATGATTGTCGCACCTTTAGTTTTTACCACTTTAGTTGTTGGAGTAGCTAAAGTTGGAGATATAAAAGCTGTAGGTAGAATTGGTGGGAAAACACTTGGTTGGTTTTTAGCTATGTCATTAATGTCATTAGTATTAGGAATGATATTGGTAAATTTATTTGAGCCAGGAAAACATATGCAACTTTCTCTTCCTGATCAACTGGTAAATACCGGTATCCAAAAATCAGCTATGGGTGTTAAAGATTTCATCGCTCATGTTTTCCCAAAGAGTATAGCCGAATCCATGGCCACTAATGAAATATTACAGATCGTTGTTTTCTCTTTGTTTTTTGGTGTTGCAACCGCTGCAATCGGCGATATGGGACAAGTGGTAATCAAGGCTTTTGATGCGATAGCACATGTAATTTTAAAAATGACAGGTTATGTAATGAACTTTGCTCCGTTTGCAGTTTTTGGTGCTATGACTGCGATTATTGCAAAGCAAGGTTTAAATGTATTAAATACATATGCAATCTTTATTGGAGAATTTTATCTAGGATTAGGAATACTCTGGACCGTATTAATTTTTATAGGCTTTTTAATTCTTGGCAGAAGAGTTTTCCGTTTGGTTAACGATATGAAAGAGCCTGCTTTGATCGCTTTTAGTACAGCAAGTAGTGAAGCAGCCTATCCTAAAACAATGATGCTTTTAGAGCGGTTTGGCTGTAAAGATAAAATTGTAAGTTTCGTTTTACCATTGGGTTACTCTTTTAATTTAGATGGATCGATGATGTACATGACGTTTGCATCTCTTTTTATTGCACAGGCATATGGTATTCATTTAAGTTTTGAGCAGCAAATTTCTATGCTTTTAATATTGATGTTAACTAGTAAAGGAATTGCAGGTGTTCCTAGAGCATCATTGGTGGTTATTGCCGGCACAATTGCAAGTTTTAATATTCCAGAAGCAGGTTTGGCTTTGTTAATTGGTATAGATCCGTTATTGGATATGGGCCGTTCTGCAACTAATGTTGTTGGAAATAGTATTGCTACAGCCGTTGTAAGTAAATGGGAAGGCGAACTTAAAGATTAA
- a CDS encoding ABC transporter ATP-binding protein yields MLNVENLDISFYNQEDKTWFKAVKEINFEVKRGSVLGIVGESGSGKSVTSFSIMRLHDERAAKINGEINFEEISLLNLSSNEMRQFRGNQISMIFQEPMTSLNPVFTCGEQVAEAIILHQRVDKKVAKNKTISLFNEVQLPRPDKIFDSYPHQLSGGQKQRVMIAMALSCNPKLLIADEPTTALDVTVQKTILQLLLKLKEERNMAMIFISHDLGVVNEIADEVAVMYKGEIVEQGPAKSIFENPQHPYTKGLLACRPSPKLHLKKLPVVADFLTGKLDDAAAHLQASNQLTEAEILSRRAMLYAQNPLLQIKNLCTYYPIKNGFFGKTTEYVKAVDQLNFEVFPGETLGLVGESGCGKTTLGRTILRLMEPTSGSIIFNGQDITHISRGELRELREDIQIIFQDPYASLNPKLSIGQSILEPLQVHNRYKNDAERKRKVLDLLEKVGLKAEHFNRYPHEFSGGQRQRVVIARALALEPKFIICDESVSALDVSVQAQVLNLIKDLQREFGLTYIFISHDLAVVKHISDRIIVMNKGKIEELGFPEQIFYAPKVAYTQKLIDAIPGN; encoded by the coding sequence ATGTTAAACGTAGAAAACTTAGATATTAGCTTTTATAATCAAGAAGATAAAACTTGGTTTAAAGCAGTAAAAGAAATCAATTTTGAGGTAAAAAGAGGTTCAGTTTTAGGAATTGTTGGCGAATCTGGTTCTGGAAAATCCGTTACTTCATTTTCGATAATGCGTCTGCATGATGAACGTGCTGCTAAGATAAATGGCGAGATTAATTTTGAAGAAATTAGTTTACTAAACCTGAGCTCAAATGAAATGAGGCAGTTTAGGGGAAATCAAATTTCGATGATTTTTCAAGAACCTATGACTTCTTTAAATCCAGTTTTTACTTGCGGTGAGCAAGTTGCTGAAGCCATTATTTTGCATCAAAGGGTAGACAAAAAAGTAGCTAAAAACAAAACCATTTCTTTATTTAATGAAGTGCAACTGCCCCGTCCAGATAAAATATTCGATAGCTATCCTCATCAACTCTCTGGTGGCCAAAAACAAAGGGTGATGATTGCAATGGCTTTAAGCTGTAATCCTAAACTTTTAATTGCCGACGAACCTACAACTGCTTTGGATGTAACTGTCCAAAAAACCATTCTTCAATTGCTTCTAAAACTTAAAGAAGAACGAAATATGGCAATGATTTTTATTTCACATGATTTGGGTGTGGTAAATGAAATTGCTGATGAAGTTGCAGTGATGTATAAAGGTGAAATTGTTGAACAGGGACCTGCAAAGTCGATTTTCGAAAATCCTCAACATCCATATACCAAAGGATTATTAGCTTGCCGACCTTCGCCAAAGTTACACTTAAAGAAATTACCTGTTGTAGCAGATTTCTTAACAGGAAAATTAGATGATGCAGCTGCTCATTTACAAGCTTCAAACCAATTAACAGAAGCTGAAATCCTAAGTAGACGAGCAATGCTTTATGCTCAAAACCCACTTTTACAAATTAAGAATCTTTGCACATACTACCCTATAAAAAATGGCTTTTTTGGTAAAACAACTGAATATGTTAAAGCGGTTGATCAGTTAAATTTTGAAGTTTTTCCTGGAGAAACATTGGGCTTAGTAGGCGAATCTGGTTGCGGAAAAACCACCTTAGGTAGAACTATTTTAAGGTTGATGGAACCAACTTCTGGCAGTATTATTTTTAACGGACAAGATATCACTCATATATCTAGAGGTGAGCTTAGAGAGTTACGAGAAGACATTCAAATCATTTTCCAGGATCCGTATGCGTCTTTAAACCCTAAATTAAGCATTGGTCAATCGATTTTAGAACCGCTTCAAGTTCATAATCGCTATAAAAATGATGCAGAAAGAAAGCGTAAAGTTTTAGATCTTCTAGAAAAAGTCGGTCTTAAAGCGGAACACTTTAATCGTTATCCACACGAATTTAGCGGCGGACAAAGACAGCGTGTTGTAATTGCTCGTGCCTTAGCTTTAGAACCAAAATTTATAATTTGTGACGAATCTGTTTCCGCTCTTGATGTTTCAGTCCAGGCGCAGGTTTTAAATTTGATTAAAGATCTTCAGCGGGAGTTTGGGTTAACTTATATCTTTATTTCTCATGATTTAGCTGTGGTAAAACATATTTCTGATCGGATAATTGTGATGAATAAAGGAAAAATTGAGGAACTAGGTTTTCCTGAGCAAATTTTCTATGCTCCGAAAGTAGCCTATACACAAAAACTAATTGATGCAATACCTGGAAACTAA